The following proteins are encoded in a genomic region of Gimesia algae:
- the lepA gene encoding translation elongation factor 4, protein MKHIRNFCIIAHIDHGKSTLADRLIQTCGGVTLRELHEQMLDSMDIERERGITIKSNSITLNFRAQDGEDYLLNLIDTPGHVDFSHEVRRSLMACEGALIIVDASQGVEAQTVANLYLALEHNLTLLPVINKIDLPAADIERAQESIDEELGLDPFEAIPISAKNGIGIEDVLQGIVEKLPPPQGDAEAPLKALVFDANYDKFRGVILQCRIMEGTLKPRDTIHFMHAGRDFTVDEVGYNQMKLIPKTQLSAGEVGYVVAGVKSVQDIEIGDTITLLNRQAAEPIPGYQPARQVVFSSIYPMDTGDYVELTKALEKLAINDAALTFEKDSSAALGFGFRCGFLGLLHLDVIQERIQREFDIGLVISAPSVKYNLTLKDGSTLEVDNPSYWPDPTMIESASEPYIKASILTPETYVGPVMELCREHRSESQTMNYLSASRIEVTSVMPLGEVLFDFYGKLKMITRGYGSFDYEPIEYRVTDIVKVDILVNKEPVDTLSYLVHREKARTRALHYCEQLAKEIPRHQFKIPIQGAIGGEVIARTTIAPFRKDVTEKLYGGDVTRKKKLLEKQKKGKAKMKQFGSVNIPQKAFVSVLRTDKD, encoded by the coding sequence ATGAAACATATACGAAACTTCTGCATTATCGCCCATATTGACCATGGCAAGTCCACGCTCGCCGACCGGCTCATTCAAACCTGTGGTGGCGTGACACTCCGTGAACTGCATGAACAAATGCTCGACTCGATGGATATCGAGCGTGAACGGGGCATCACGATCAAGAGCAATTCGATTACGCTCAATTTCCGGGCTCAGGATGGTGAAGACTATTTATTGAATCTGATCGATACGCCGGGCCACGTCGATTTTTCGCATGAAGTCAGGCGTTCATTGATGGCCTGTGAAGGCGCCCTGATCATTGTCGATGCCTCTCAGGGAGTCGAAGCTCAGACGGTCGCGAACCTCTATCTGGCTCTGGAACATAATCTGACCCTGCTGCCTGTGATCAACAAGATCGACCTTCCGGCCGCGGACATCGAACGGGCGCAAGAGTCGATTGATGAAGAACTGGGGCTCGATCCGTTCGAGGCAATCCCGATTTCCGCCAAAAATGGCATTGGCATTGAGGACGTGCTGCAGGGCATCGTCGAGAAGTTGCCGCCTCCCCAGGGCGATGCGGAGGCGCCGCTGAAGGCACTTGTGTTTGACGCGAACTACGATAAGTTTCGCGGCGTGATTCTGCAATGCCGCATCATGGAAGGTACGCTCAAGCCGCGCGATACGATCCACTTCATGCACGCCGGTCGCGACTTCACAGTGGATGAAGTGGGCTATAATCAGATGAAACTTATTCCCAAAACTCAGCTCAGCGCCGGGGAAGTGGGTTATGTTGTCGCGGGTGTCAAGAGTGTGCAGGACATTGAGATCGGCGATACGATTACCCTGCTGAATCGACAGGCTGCAGAGCCGATTCCCGGTTATCAGCCAGCCAGGCAGGTCGTCTTTTCTTCCATCTACCCCATGGATACCGGCGACTACGTGGAACTCACCAAGGCTTTGGAGAAGTTGGCGATCAACGACGCGGCACTAACGTTTGAAAAAGACAGTTCCGCGGCACTCGGCTTTGGCTTTCGCTGTGGATTTCTGGGACTGCTGCATCTGGATGTGATTCAGGAGCGTATCCAGCGCGAATTTGACATCGGCCTGGTGATCTCTGCCCCGTCTGTGAAATATAATTTAACCTTAAAAGACGGTTCCACGCTCGAAGTCGACAACCCCTCTTACTGGCCCGACCCCACGATGATCGAGTCGGCCAGCGAGCCCTACATTAAAGCCTCGATTCTGACTCCCGAGACGTACGTCGGCCCTGTCATGGAACTCTGCCGGGAACATCGCTCGGAAAGCCAGACGATGAATTACCTGTCCGCCAGTCGGATCGAAGTCACCAGCGTGATGCCACTGGGAGAGGTCCTGTTCGACTTCTACGGCAAACTGAAGATGATTACGCGCGGTTACGGATCGTTTGATTATGAACCAATTGAATATCGAGTCACCGATATCGTGAAGGTCGATATTCTCGTCAACAAGGAACCGGTCGACACGCTGTCCTACCTCGTGCATCGAGAAAAAGCCCGCACGCGGGCGCTGCACTACTGTGAACAACTCGCCAAAGAAATCCCCCGGCATCAGTTCAAGATCCCCATCCAGGGAGCCATCGGAGGCGAAGTCATCGCCCGCACCACGATCGCACCGTTCCGCAAAGACGTCACCGAGAAACTGTACGGCGGCGATGTCACGCGCAAGAAAAAACTGCTCGAAAAGCAGAAAAAAGGCAAAGCCAAAATGAAGCAGTTCGGCAGCGTCAATATTCCCCAGAAAGCGTTTGTCTCAGTCCTGCGCACCGATAAGGATTAG
- a CDS encoding sugar phosphate isomerase/epimerase family protein, protein MLTSDSLSRRHFMLLAAAAAASSPFVAQGAASQDGYLKGRLYKTLKIGMVKAGKSLEEKFALAKEAGFDGIELNTPGINVEEVNAAIKATGLPVDGSVNSSHWNVRHTDPDSAVRAKALESLKEALRQTHAVGGNTVLLVVGKGSDGPEEEIWKRSIENISKAIPLAAELGVPIAVENVWNQFCYDHEGDHNQTADKFVKYIDEFESPWVGMQFDIGNHWKYGSMGDWIRQLNKRIIKLDLKGFSREMGKFTKIGAGDLDWADVRKALAEIKYTGWAAAEVVGGDLERLKEISANMDRVFGLKTQS, encoded by the coding sequence ATGCTCACATCGGATTCACTTTCTCGTCGTCATTTTATGCTGTTAGCGGCTGCCGCTGCTGCTTCTTCTCCGTTTGTTGCTCAGGGCGCAGCGAGCCAGGATGGTTATCTTAAAGGGCGCCTGTATAAGACGCTGAAGATCGGGATGGTCAAAGCGGGTAAGTCGCTGGAAGAAAAGTTCGCGCTGGCGAAGGAAGCAGGGTTTGACGGCATCGAATTGAATACGCCGGGCATCAACGTCGAAGAAGTGAACGCTGCCATCAAAGCGACGGGGCTGCCTGTAGACGGGTCTGTTAACTCCAGCCACTGGAATGTGCGTCACACCGATCCGGATTCGGCAGTACGTGCGAAAGCGTTGGAGAGTCTGAAAGAAGCGTTGCGCCAGACACATGCGGTCGGCGGAAACACGGTCCTGCTGGTAGTAGGCAAGGGGAGCGACGGCCCCGAAGAGGAAATCTGGAAACGATCGATTGAGAATATTTCAAAAGCAATCCCCCTGGCGGCAGAACTGGGCGTTCCCATTGCCGTCGAGAATGTCTGGAACCAGTTCTGTTACGACCACGAAGGGGACCACAATCAGACCGCGGACAAGTTTGTGAAATACATCGACGAATTCGAATCTCCCTGGGTTGGCATGCAGTTCGATATTGGCAATCACTGGAAATACGGCAGCATGGGCGACTGGATTCGTCAGCTCAACAAACGGATCATCAAGCTGGACCTGAAAGGCTTCTCACGCGAAATGGGCAAGTTCACCAAGATCGGCGCAGGCGATCTGGACTGGGCCGACGTCCGCAAGGCGCTGGCCGAAATCAAGTACACCGGCTGGGCTGCAGCCGAAGTCGTCGGCGGTGATCTGGAACGCCTGAAAGAAATCTCCGCCAACATGGACCGCGTGTTTGGTTTGAAGACACAATCCTGA